In the Gasterosteus aculeatus chromosome X, fGasAcu3.hap1.1, whole genome shotgun sequence genome, one interval contains:
- the pik3c2a gene encoding phosphatidylinositol 4-phosphate 3-kinase C2 domain-containing subunit alpha isoform X6, with amino-acid sequence MAQISSGNGFKVVVPQPKGVVGKEEALRMEEEALAKLQKGKRPTLSASAPVPSSAASLSSSTLSKSTSSAPQPLPATNRPEKDLIVFPETRKQAEQVKFRDIDVDKLTNEELEKLLLDENFGVNSKVSRPSSLLGFNLSASYPGGHPGSSSTFHSGQWTPVLSTPANSSLSTPTHQPSPFPSAPFPKPGAFPNGFAPAMPAYMALTGTQSSFMTFSPIQPAAAMAFPQPAVDPEMAKLFDKIASTSEYLKNGKPGGTDVDSSQAGPSSLAPNPPPQPPAVAESSTVGRFDWLDLDPLTKHKAENEEAPPASGPAAPSVPGVAGDPWDAVLETEGNSSSGGGGSSPPEEVKAPPTGRSQLRRASTGAAVTRSHSLNVPGTSSQHKANQQDKGKGLVKNAALEEQDAQSLEVVAFCEDVAALRSRFPHGDMSTNPGFVLSPVITQRDGGGDNSCSVKVSIEISESQQPVTFTCDVSSPVELLISQTLCWVHNDLDQVDFSSYLLKVCGQEEVLQNKHSLGSHEYVQNCRKWENEITLQLLSHSTMRRDLARTAEDDNSLVDLEKHLGQVERPFKENVTRQGLADYLEGYHNQVNICLQNETLYKTADRVVQTLKNLCCGLDEVETQAITEAVKRLRHSVNLPRTHSPKMGSTSAGQSPNGHSSPLEESMALLTQAVYDLAKLYLRSFCAPSASFSSPSLPRPADGEGVVGQSSKEASGTTEHLQFTLFALHGIPANWVSSYEKYFLMCSLTHNGKNLFKPVQSKRVGTYKSFFYHIKWDELINFPIAVAVLPLESILSLTLFGVLYQNASGSPDSNKQRKAPELLGKVSMPLFDFRRVLAKGSRLLCLWTSAQGAAGSAGGRSKVPTEKIVLQVDFPNSALDVLYVGPKEEPRLDLDALEELDPDLQRDLEKICSRASNFGLKRADHQLLWDHRLHCRKHHPSSLPKVLASVPSWDWASMAHIHSLLHHWPPLPPVTALELLESKFADTEVRNVAVSWIEKSSDDELTDYLPQLVQALKFECHLKNGLVMFLLSRAQGNINIAHYLYWLLKDAVQDPAWGRRYERVLGALLCLCGVKLRAELEKQTNLVTLLGAVAERVRQAGGSTRQVALQEGLENVQNFFQRNSCRLPLSPSLVAKELNIKACSFFNSNAVPLKLALVNADPLGEEINVMFKVGEDLRQDMLALQMIRIMDRIWLQEGLDLRIVNFKCISTGKDKGMVELVPSSDTLRKIQVEYGVTGSFKDKPLAEWLRKYNPAEDEYEKASENFIYSCAGCCVATYVLGICDRHNDNIMLRSTGHMFHIDFGKFLGHAQMFGSFKRDRAPFVLTSDMAYVINGGERPTSRFQLFVDLCCQAYNLIRKHSGLFLNLLTLMTSSGLPELAGSQDLKYVFDALQPHNTDAEATIFFTRLIESSLGSVATKFNFFIHNLAQLRFSGLPANDEPILSFSPKTYTLKQEGRILHASIFSFQKRYNPDKHYTYVVRLLRDGQNEPQFVFRTFDEFQELHNKLSILFPLWKLPSFCNKMVLGRTHIKEVAAKRKLELNNYVHNLMRSSTEVTQCDLVYTFFHPIARDEKTEGLEAKAPEPPLSPTSGRVEGEVKLSVSYRNSNLFIMVMHIRDLVSEEGTDPNPYVKTYLLPDPHKTSKRKTKISRKTRNPTFNEMLVYSGYSKETLGLRELQLSVLSAESLRENYFLGGITLRLKDFDLSKETVKWYKLTAVPYF; translated from the exons ATGGCCCAGATATCAAGTGGTAATGGGTTCAAGGTGGTTGTCCCCCAGCCAAAGGGGGTTGTGGGTAAAGAGGAAGCCCTCCGCATGGAGGAAGAGGCTTTAGCAAAGTTGCAAAAGGGAAAGAGACCCACTCTTTCAGCTTCAGCGCCCGTCCCTTCCTCCGCCGCCTCACTATCTTCGTCGACGCTTTCTAAATCCACCAGTTCTGCTCCTCAGCCTCTGCCCGCTACCAATAGACCCGAGAAGGACCTCATCGTCTTCCCGGAGACCCGGAAGCAGGCGGAGCAGGTCAAGTTCAGGGATATCGATGTCGACAAGCTGACCAATGAGGAACTTGAAAAGCTCCTACTGGATGAGAACTTTGGGGTCAACAGCAAAGTGTCGCGCCCGTCGTCCCTGCTGGGGTTCAACCTCAGCGCCTCCTACCCCGGGGGCCACCCCGGTAGCTCCTCTACTTTCCACAGCGGCCAGTGGACACCTGTTCTGTCCACCCCGGCTAACTCCAGCCTGTCCACTCCCACCCATCAGCCTTCGCCGTTCCCCTCCGCTCCGTTCCCCAAGCCAGGCGCGTTTCCGAACGGCTTCGCTCCGGCCATGCCGGCCTACATGGCGCTGACGGGAACGCAGTCGTCCTTCATGACCTTCTCTCCCATCCAGCCCGCTGCTGCCATGGCGTTCCCGCAGCCAGCAGTGGACCCGGAGATGGCCAAGCTGTTCGACAAGATTGCCAGCACCTCGGAATACTTGAAGAATGGCAAACCGGGCGGCACCGACGTGGACTCCTCTCAGGCGGGCCCGTCTTCCCTGGCGCCCAACCCACCTCCCCAGCCGCCGGCTGTGGCGGAATCCTCGACCGTCGGCCGCTTCGACTGGCTGGACCTGGACCCGCTCACAAAGCACAAAGCTGAGAACGAGGAGGCGCCGCCGGCGTCTGGGCCCGCCGCGCCGTCGGTACCGGGGGTGGCGGGGGATCCTTGGGATGCGGTGCTGGAGACGGAAGggaacagcagcagcggcggcggcggcagcagcccTCCTGAAGAGGTCAAAGCGCCACCAACGGGTCGCTCACAGCTCAGGAGAGCGTCAACGGGAGCCGCTGTCACCAGGAGTCACTCGCTCAACGTCCCGGGGACTTCATCCCAGCACAAGGCGAACCAGCAG GACAAGGGAAAAGGTTTGGTGAAGAATGCCGCCCTGGAAGAACAGGATGCTCAAAGCCTCGAGGTTGTCGCCTTCTGTGAAGACGTAGCAGC TCTGCGTTCCAGATTCCCTCATGGGGACATGTCCACCAACCCCGGCTTCGTCCTGAGCCCAGTCATCAcccagagagacggagggggggaCAATAGCTGCTCTGTCAAGGTTTCCATTGAAATCTCAGAATCTCAGCAGCCGGTAACCTTCACCTGTGACG TGAGTTCTCCAGTGGAGTTGTTGATCAGTCAGACTCTGTGCTGGGTCCATAATGACCTGGACCAGGTGGACTTCTCCAGCTACCTGCTCAAAGTCTGTGGccaggaggaggtgctgcagaA TAAACACAGCCTCGGCAGCCATGAGTACGTCCAGAACTGCAGGAAGTGGGAGAATGAGATCACGTtgcagctcctctctcactccaCCATGAGAAGAGACTTGGCCCGCACT GCGGAAGATGACAACTCTCTGGTAGATTTAGAGAAGCACCTCGGCCAGGTGGAGAGGCCGTTCAAGGAGAACGTCACCAG ACAAGGCCTTGCTGATTATTTAGAAGGCTACCACAATCAAGTCAACATCTGCCTTCAAAATGAG ACCCTTTACAAGACCGCCGACCGGGTGGTCCAAACTTTGAAGAACCTCTGCTGCGGCCTGGATGAGGTGGAGACCCAAGCCATCACTGAGGCAGTGAAAAGGCTGCGACACTCCGTCAACTTACCCAGGACTCACTCACCCAAG ATGGGGTCCACATCTGCTGGTCAATCACCAAATG GTCACAGCAGTCCTCTGGAGGAGAGCATGGCCCTACTGACACAGGCCGTCTACGACCTGGCCAAGCTCTACCTGCGTTCCTTCTGCGCCCCCTCGGCCTCCTTCAGCTCCCCTTCGTTGCCCCGGCCTGCAGACGGGGAAGGCGTGGTGGGTCAGAGCAGCAAAGAGGCTTCTGGCACCACAGAACACCTCCAGTTCACTCTGTTCGCATTGCACGGCATCCCGGCCAACTGGGTCAGCAG tTATGAAAAGTACTTCCTGATGTGTTCGCTCACCCACAATGGCAAGAACCTGTTTAAACCGGTCCAGTCCAAGAGAGTGGGCACATACAAAAGCTTCTTCTACCACATCAAATGGGATGAACT GATCAACTTCCCGATAGCAGTAGCTGTCCTCCCACTGGAGTCCATACTGAGCCTGACTCTGTTTGGGGTTCTGTACCAGAATGCCAGCGGCTCCCCGGACTCCAACAAGCAGAGAAAAGCGCCGGAGCTGCTGGGCAAAGTCTCGATGCCGCTCTTTGACTTCAGACG GGTGCTCGCCAAGGGCAGCAGGTTGTTGTGTCTGTGGACATCCGCCCAGGGAGCCGCCGGCTCTGCAGGCGGCCGCAGTAAGGTGCCCACAGAGAAAATAGTGCTGCAG GTGGACTTCCCCAACTCGGCGCTGGACGTGTTGTATGTGGGACCAAAGGAAGAACCCAGACTTGACCTCGACGCACTGGAGGAACTGGACCCCGATCTGCAACGCGATCTGGAGAAAATCTGCAGCCGTGCTTCCAATTTTGG GTTGAAGAGGGCAGACCACCAGCTCCTATGGGACCATCGGCTCCACTGTCGGAAGCACCACCCCAGCAGCCTCCCTAAGGTGCTGGCCAGCGTGCCCAGCTGGGACTGGGCCAGCATGGCTCACATTCACTCCCTGCTGCACCACTGGCCCCCGCTGCCCCCCGTCACTGCGCTGGAGCTGCTCGAGTCAAA GTTTGCAGACACAGAAGTAAGAAATGTGGCCGTTAGTTGGATTGAGAAGAGCAGTGACGATGAGCTGACTGACTACCTGCCACAGCTTGTTCAG GCGTTAAAGTTTGAGTGTCATCTTAAGAATGGCCTCGTCATGTTCCTGCTGTCCAGGGCGCAAGGCAACATCAATATCGCCCACTACCTCTACTG GCTGCTGAAGGACGCGGTGCAGGATCCCGCCTGGGGTCGGCGCTACGAGCGGGTGCTGGGTGccctgctgtgtctgtgtggagtcaAGCTCAGGGCCGAGCTGGAGAAGCAAACCAACCTGGTCACCCTGCTGGGAGCCGTGGCTGAGCGGGTTCGACAGGCCGGGGGTTCTACgcgacag gtggcgctgcaggagGGCCTTGAAAACGTTCAGAACTTTTTCCAGAGGAACAGCTGCCGGCTGCCCCTCAGCCCCAGTCTGGTGGCTAAGGAGCTAAACAttaag gCCTGCTCCTTCTTCAACTCCAACGCAGTTCCCCTCAAGCTGGCCCTGGTGAACGCCGACCCCCTGGGAGAAGAGATCAATGTCATGTTCAAG GTTGGTGAGGACTTGAGGCAAGACATGTTGGCTCTTCAGATGATCCGCATCATGGACCGCATCTGGCTCCAAGAGGGGTTGGACCTCCGCATTGTGAACTTCAAATGCATCTCCACCGGCAAAGACAAAG GCATGGTGGAGCTGGTGCcgtcctctgacacactgagaAAGATCCAGGTGGAGTATGGCGTCACTGGATCCTTCAAGGACAAACCGCTGGCTGAGTGGCTCCGCAAGTACAACCCCGCCGAGGATGAGTATGAgaag GCATCAGAGAACTTCATCTACTCGTGTGCGGGCTGCTGCGTGGCCACCTACGTGCTGGGCATCTGCGACCGACACAATGACAACATCATGCTGCGCTCCACCGGACACATGTTCCACATCGACTTTGGCAAGTTCCTGGGCCACGCCCAGATGTTTGGCAGCTTCAAAAG GGACCGCGCTCCGTTCGTTCTCACCTCCGACATGGCGTACGTCATCAACGGAGGGGAGCGTCCCACCAGTCGCTTCCAGCTGTTTGTAGACTTGTGCTGCCAAGCCTACAACCTCATCCGCAAGCACTCTGGGCTGTTCCTCAACCTGTTGACGCTG ATGACGTCCTCAGGCCTCCCCGAGCTGGCCGGCTCTCAGGATCTGAAGTACGTGTTTGATGCCTTGCAGCCTCACAACACGGATGCTGAGGCAACGATCTTCTTCACCAG GCTGATAGAGTCCAGTCTCGGCAGCGTGGCCACCAAGTTCAACTTCTTCATCCACAATCTCGCCCAGCTACGATTCTCTGGTTTGCCGGCCAACGACGAGCCCATTCTGTCCTTCTCCCCCAAGACGTACACTCTGAAGCAGGAGGGCCGCATCCTCCACGCCTCTATCTTCTCCTTCCAGAAGAGATACAACCCCGACAAGCACTAC ACGTACGTGGTGAGGCTCCTGAGGGACGGTCAGAATGAGCCCCAGTTTGTCTTCCGCACTTTTGATGAGTTTCAGGAGCTCCACAACAAACTCAGCATCCTCTTCCCGCTCTGGAAGCTGCCGAG TTTCTGCAACAAGATGGTGCTCGGTCGCACCCACATCAAAGAAGTGGCAGCCAAGAGGAAGCTGGAGCTCAACAACTACGTCCACAACCTGATGAGGAGCTCCACGGAGGTCACCCAG TGTGACCTGGTGTACACCTTCTTTCATCCGATTGCACGGGATGAAAAGACGGAAGGTTTAGAAGCCAAAGCACCAG AACCTCCGCTGAGTCCCACTTCTGGACGGGTAGAAGGAGAAGTCAAGCTCTCGGTCTCCTACAGGAACAGCAATCTCTTCATAATGGTCATGCACATCAGGGATCTG GTTTCCGAAGAAGGAACGGATCCCAATCCATATGTGAAAACCTACCTGCTTCCAGATCCACACAAGACTTCCAAACGCAAGACTAAGATCTCAAGGAAAACCAGGAACCCTACTTTCAATGAGATG CTGGTGTACAGTGGCTACAGCAAGGAGACCCTGGGTCTGCGGGAGCTCCAGCTGAGCGTGCTCAGTGCCGAGTCGCTGCGTGAGAACTACTTCCTGGGCGGCATCACGCTCAGACTCAAAGACTTTGACCTCAGCAAGGAGACGGTCAAGTGGTACAAACTGACGGCCGTGCCCTATTTCTAA
- the pik3c2a gene encoding phosphatidylinositol 4-phosphate 3-kinase C2 domain-containing subunit alpha isoform X1, with translation MAQISSGNGFKVVVPQPKGVVGKEEALRMEEEALAKLQKGKRPTLSASAPVPSSAASLSSSTLSKSTSSAPQPLPATNRPEKDLIVFPETRKQAEQVKFRDIDVDKLTNEELEKLLLDENFGVNSKVSRPSSLLGFNLSASYPGGHPGSSSTFHSGQWTPVLSTPANSSLSTPTHQPSPFPSAPFPKPGAFPNGFAPAMPAYMALTGTQSSFMTFSPIQPAAAMAFPQPAVDPEMAKLFDKIASTSEYLKNGKPGGTDVDSSQAGPSSLAPNPPPQPPAVAESSTVGRFDWLDLDPLTKHKAENEEAPPASGPAAPSVPGVAGDPWDAVLETEGNSSSGGGGSSPPEEVKAPPTGRSQLRRASTGAAVTRSHSLNVPGTSSQHKANQQDKGKGLVKNAALEEQDAQSLEVVAFCEDVAALRSRFPHGDMSTNPGFVLSPVITQRDGGGDNSCSVKVSIEISESQQPVTFTCDVSSPVELLISQTLCWVHNDLDQVDFSSYLLKVCGQEEVLQNKHSLGSHEYVQNCRKWENEITLQLLSHSTMRRDLARTAEDDNSLVDLEKHLGQVERPFKENVTRQGLADYLEGYHNQVNICLQNELHQPALHVQKTLYKTADRVVQTLKNLCCGLDEVETQAITEAVKRLRHSVNLPRTHSPKMGSTSAGQSPNGHSSPLEESMALLTQAVYDLAKLYLRSFCAPSASFSSPSLPRPADGEGVVGQSSKEASGTTEHLQFTLFALHGIPANWVSSYEKYFLMCSLTHNGKNLFKPVQSKRVGTYKSFFYHIKWDELINFPIAVAVLPLESILSLTLFGVLYQNASGSPDSNKQRKAPELLGKVSMPLFDFRRVLAKGSRLLCLWTSAQGAAGSAGGRSKVPTEKIVLQVDFPNSALDVLYVGPKEEPRLDLDALEELDPDLQRDLEKICSRASNFGCSGPGSVLPLPPAGRSSSSLPTSMRTSRHAVLSQWALTACCLFGSHSSPQTFEAAVSLPRCVCVCVPSIGCCLMDNIFYHVSSPSVCFGSVSRLKRADHQLLWDHRLHCRKHHPSSLPKVLASVPSWDWASMAHIHSLLHHWPPLPPVTALELLESKFADTEVRNVAVSWIEKSSDDELTDYLPQLVQALKFECHLKNGLVMFLLSRAQGNINIAHYLYWLLKDAVQDPAWGRRYERVLGALLCLCGVKLRAELEKQTNLVTLLGAVAERVRQAGGSTRQVALQEGLENVQNFFQRNSCRLPLSPSLVAKELNIKACSFFNSNAVPLKLALVNADPLGEEINVMFKVGEDLRQDMLALQMIRIMDRIWLQEGLDLRIVNFKCISTGKDKGMVELVPSSDTLRKIQVEYGVTGSFKDKPLAEWLRKYNPAEDEYEKASENFIYSCAGCCVATYVLGICDRHNDNIMLRSTGHMFHIDFGKFLGHAQMFGSFKRDRAPFVLTSDMAYVINGGERPTSRFQLFVDLCCQAYNLIRKHSGLFLNLLTLMTSSGLPELAGSQDLKYVFDALQPHNTDAEATIFFTRLIESSLGSVATKFNFFIHNLAQLRFSGLPANDEPILSFSPKTYTLKQEGRILHASIFSFQKRYNPDKHYTYVVRLLRDGQNEPQFVFRTFDEFQELHNKLSILFPLWKLPSFCNKMVLGRTHIKEVAAKRKLELNNYVHNLMRSSTEVTQCDLVYTFFHPIARDEKTEGLEAKAPEPPLSPTSGRVEGEVKLSVSYRNSNLFIMVMHIRDLVSEEGTDPNPYVKTYLLPDPHKTSKRKTKISRKTRNPTFNEMLVYSGYSKETLGLRELQLSVLSAESLRENYFLGGITLRLKDFDLSKETVKWYKLTAVPYF, from the exons ATGGCCCAGATATCAAGTGGTAATGGGTTCAAGGTGGTTGTCCCCCAGCCAAAGGGGGTTGTGGGTAAAGAGGAAGCCCTCCGCATGGAGGAAGAGGCTTTAGCAAAGTTGCAAAAGGGAAAGAGACCCACTCTTTCAGCTTCAGCGCCCGTCCCTTCCTCCGCCGCCTCACTATCTTCGTCGACGCTTTCTAAATCCACCAGTTCTGCTCCTCAGCCTCTGCCCGCTACCAATAGACCCGAGAAGGACCTCATCGTCTTCCCGGAGACCCGGAAGCAGGCGGAGCAGGTCAAGTTCAGGGATATCGATGTCGACAAGCTGACCAATGAGGAACTTGAAAAGCTCCTACTGGATGAGAACTTTGGGGTCAACAGCAAAGTGTCGCGCCCGTCGTCCCTGCTGGGGTTCAACCTCAGCGCCTCCTACCCCGGGGGCCACCCCGGTAGCTCCTCTACTTTCCACAGCGGCCAGTGGACACCTGTTCTGTCCACCCCGGCTAACTCCAGCCTGTCCACTCCCACCCATCAGCCTTCGCCGTTCCCCTCCGCTCCGTTCCCCAAGCCAGGCGCGTTTCCGAACGGCTTCGCTCCGGCCATGCCGGCCTACATGGCGCTGACGGGAACGCAGTCGTCCTTCATGACCTTCTCTCCCATCCAGCCCGCTGCTGCCATGGCGTTCCCGCAGCCAGCAGTGGACCCGGAGATGGCCAAGCTGTTCGACAAGATTGCCAGCACCTCGGAATACTTGAAGAATGGCAAACCGGGCGGCACCGACGTGGACTCCTCTCAGGCGGGCCCGTCTTCCCTGGCGCCCAACCCACCTCCCCAGCCGCCGGCTGTGGCGGAATCCTCGACCGTCGGCCGCTTCGACTGGCTGGACCTGGACCCGCTCACAAAGCACAAAGCTGAGAACGAGGAGGCGCCGCCGGCGTCTGGGCCCGCCGCGCCGTCGGTACCGGGGGTGGCGGGGGATCCTTGGGATGCGGTGCTGGAGACGGAAGggaacagcagcagcggcggcggcggcagcagcccTCCTGAAGAGGTCAAAGCGCCACCAACGGGTCGCTCACAGCTCAGGAGAGCGTCAACGGGAGCCGCTGTCACCAGGAGTCACTCGCTCAACGTCCCGGGGACTTCATCCCAGCACAAGGCGAACCAGCAG GACAAGGGAAAAGGTTTGGTGAAGAATGCCGCCCTGGAAGAACAGGATGCTCAAAGCCTCGAGGTTGTCGCCTTCTGTGAAGACGTAGCAGC TCTGCGTTCCAGATTCCCTCATGGGGACATGTCCACCAACCCCGGCTTCGTCCTGAGCCCAGTCATCAcccagagagacggagggggggaCAATAGCTGCTCTGTCAAGGTTTCCATTGAAATCTCAGAATCTCAGCAGCCGGTAACCTTCACCTGTGACG TGAGTTCTCCAGTGGAGTTGTTGATCAGTCAGACTCTGTGCTGGGTCCATAATGACCTGGACCAGGTGGACTTCTCCAGCTACCTGCTCAAAGTCTGTGGccaggaggaggtgctgcagaA TAAACACAGCCTCGGCAGCCATGAGTACGTCCAGAACTGCAGGAAGTGGGAGAATGAGATCACGTtgcagctcctctctcactccaCCATGAGAAGAGACTTGGCCCGCACT GCGGAAGATGACAACTCTCTGGTAGATTTAGAGAAGCACCTCGGCCAGGTGGAGAGGCCGTTCAAGGAGAACGTCACCAG ACAAGGCCTTGCTGATTATTTAGAAGGCTACCACAATCAAGTCAACATCTGCCTTCAAAATGAG CTGCACCAACCTGCTCTCCATGTTCAGAAGACCCTTTACAAGACCGCCGACCGGGTGGTCCAAACTTTGAAGAACCTCTGCTGCGGCCTGGATGAGGTGGAGACCCAAGCCATCACTGAGGCAGTGAAAAGGCTGCGACACTCCGTCAACTTACCCAGGACTCACTCACCCAAG ATGGGGTCCACATCTGCTGGTCAATCACCAAATG GTCACAGCAGTCCTCTGGAGGAGAGCATGGCCCTACTGACACAGGCCGTCTACGACCTGGCCAAGCTCTACCTGCGTTCCTTCTGCGCCCCCTCGGCCTCCTTCAGCTCCCCTTCGTTGCCCCGGCCTGCAGACGGGGAAGGCGTGGTGGGTCAGAGCAGCAAAGAGGCTTCTGGCACCACAGAACACCTCCAGTTCACTCTGTTCGCATTGCACGGCATCCCGGCCAACTGGGTCAGCAG tTATGAAAAGTACTTCCTGATGTGTTCGCTCACCCACAATGGCAAGAACCTGTTTAAACCGGTCCAGTCCAAGAGAGTGGGCACATACAAAAGCTTCTTCTACCACATCAAATGGGATGAACT GATCAACTTCCCGATAGCAGTAGCTGTCCTCCCACTGGAGTCCATACTGAGCCTGACTCTGTTTGGGGTTCTGTACCAGAATGCCAGCGGCTCCCCGGACTCCAACAAGCAGAGAAAAGCGCCGGAGCTGCTGGGCAAAGTCTCGATGCCGCTCTTTGACTTCAGACG GGTGCTCGCCAAGGGCAGCAGGTTGTTGTGTCTGTGGACATCCGCCCAGGGAGCCGCCGGCTCTGCAGGCGGCCGCAGTAAGGTGCCCACAGAGAAAATAGTGCTGCAG GTGGACTTCCCCAACTCGGCGCTGGACGTGTTGTATGTGGGACCAAAGGAAGAACCCAGACTTGACCTCGACGCACTGGAGGAACTGGACCCCGATCTGCAACGCGATCTGGAGAAAATCTGCAGCCGTGCTTCCAATTTTGG ctgctccggGCCCGGCTCGGTTCTCCCGCTGCCGCCCGCCGGCCGGAGCTCTTCCAGCTTGCCAACATCCATGAGAACCAGCCGGCACGCAGTGCTCTCTCAGTGGGCTCTCACTGCCTGCTGCCTGTTTGGCTCCCATTCATCTCCCCAGACTTTTGAGGCTGCAGTCTCACTgcctcgttgtgtgtgtgtgtgtgttccatcaATCGGTTGTTGTTTGATGGATAACATCTTTTATCATGTATCTTCCCCCTCCGTCTGTTTTGGTTCCGTCTCCAGGTTGAAGAGGGCAGACCACCAGCTCCTATGGGACCATCGGCTCCACTGTCGGAAGCACCACCCCAGCAGCCTCCCTAAGGTGCTGGCCAGCGTGCCCAGCTGGGACTGGGCCAGCATGGCTCACATTCACTCCCTGCTGCACCACTGGCCCCCGCTGCCCCCCGTCACTGCGCTGGAGCTGCTCGAGTCAAA GTTTGCAGACACAGAAGTAAGAAATGTGGCCGTTAGTTGGATTGAGAAGAGCAGTGACGATGAGCTGACTGACTACCTGCCACAGCTTGTTCAG GCGTTAAAGTTTGAGTGTCATCTTAAGAATGGCCTCGTCATGTTCCTGCTGTCCAGGGCGCAAGGCAACATCAATATCGCCCACTACCTCTACTG GCTGCTGAAGGACGCGGTGCAGGATCCCGCCTGGGGTCGGCGCTACGAGCGGGTGCTGGGTGccctgctgtgtctgtgtggagtcaAGCTCAGGGCCGAGCTGGAGAAGCAAACCAACCTGGTCACCCTGCTGGGAGCCGTGGCTGAGCGGGTTCGACAGGCCGGGGGTTCTACgcgacag gtggcgctgcaggagGGCCTTGAAAACGTTCAGAACTTTTTCCAGAGGAACAGCTGCCGGCTGCCCCTCAGCCCCAGTCTGGTGGCTAAGGAGCTAAACAttaag gCCTGCTCCTTCTTCAACTCCAACGCAGTTCCCCTCAAGCTGGCCCTGGTGAACGCCGACCCCCTGGGAGAAGAGATCAATGTCATGTTCAAG GTTGGTGAGGACTTGAGGCAAGACATGTTGGCTCTTCAGATGATCCGCATCATGGACCGCATCTGGCTCCAAGAGGGGTTGGACCTCCGCATTGTGAACTTCAAATGCATCTCCACCGGCAAAGACAAAG GCATGGTGGAGCTGGTGCcgtcctctgacacactgagaAAGATCCAGGTGGAGTATGGCGTCACTGGATCCTTCAAGGACAAACCGCTGGCTGAGTGGCTCCGCAAGTACAACCCCGCCGAGGATGAGTATGAgaag GCATCAGAGAACTTCATCTACTCGTGTGCGGGCTGCTGCGTGGCCACCTACGTGCTGGGCATCTGCGACCGACACAATGACAACATCATGCTGCGCTCCACCGGACACATGTTCCACATCGACTTTGGCAAGTTCCTGGGCCACGCCCAGATGTTTGGCAGCTTCAAAAG GGACCGCGCTCCGTTCGTTCTCACCTCCGACATGGCGTACGTCATCAACGGAGGGGAGCGTCCCACCAGTCGCTTCCAGCTGTTTGTAGACTTGTGCTGCCAAGCCTACAACCTCATCCGCAAGCACTCTGGGCTGTTCCTCAACCTGTTGACGCTG ATGACGTCCTCAGGCCTCCCCGAGCTGGCCGGCTCTCAGGATCTGAAGTACGTGTTTGATGCCTTGCAGCCTCACAACACGGATGCTGAGGCAACGATCTTCTTCACCAG GCTGATAGAGTCCAGTCTCGGCAGCGTGGCCACCAAGTTCAACTTCTTCATCCACAATCTCGCCCAGCTACGATTCTCTGGTTTGCCGGCCAACGACGAGCCCATTCTGTCCTTCTCCCCCAAGACGTACACTCTGAAGCAGGAGGGCCGCATCCTCCACGCCTCTATCTTCTCCTTCCAGAAGAGATACAACCCCGACAAGCACTAC ACGTACGTGGTGAGGCTCCTGAGGGACGGTCAGAATGAGCCCCAGTTTGTCTTCCGCACTTTTGATGAGTTTCAGGAGCTCCACAACAAACTCAGCATCCTCTTCCCGCTCTGGAAGCTGCCGAG TTTCTGCAACAAGATGGTGCTCGGTCGCACCCACATCAAAGAAGTGGCAGCCAAGAGGAAGCTGGAGCTCAACAACTACGTCCACAACCTGATGAGGAGCTCCACGGAGGTCACCCAG TGTGACCTGGTGTACACCTTCTTTCATCCGATTGCACGGGATGAAAAGACGGAAGGTTTAGAAGCCAAAGCACCAG AACCTCCGCTGAGTCCCACTTCTGGACGGGTAGAAGGAGAAGTCAAGCTCTCGGTCTCCTACAGGAACAGCAATCTCTTCATAATGGTCATGCACATCAGGGATCTG GTTTCCGAAGAAGGAACGGATCCCAATCCATATGTGAAAACCTACCTGCTTCCAGATCCACACAAGACTTCCAAACGCAAGACTAAGATCTCAAGGAAAACCAGGAACCCTACTTTCAATGAGATG CTGGTGTACAGTGGCTACAGCAAGGAGACCCTGGGTCTGCGGGAGCTCCAGCTGAGCGTGCTCAGTGCCGAGTCGCTGCGTGAGAACTACTTCCTGGGCGGCATCACGCTCAGACTCAAAGACTTTGACCTCAGCAAGGAGACGGTCAAGTGGTACAAACTGACGGCCGTGCCCTATTTCTAA